The Gemmatimonadaceae bacterium genome has a window encoding:
- a CDS encoding ABC transporter ATP-binding protein yields MPDAVHDEERPARVFDGRLARRLAGYVRPHLALALGALALLLVEGLLQLVGPLLTRRIIDVALPAHDYAEVAQLSGLFVAALAVQFATDYGQMVLTALLGQRAMHDLRCALFDHLQKLSIAFFDATPVGRLVTRVTSDVESLNELFTAGVIAAVGDLTALLAIGVVMFSIDWRLTLAAFTVVPAIYLVSHVFQSRVREAYRDIRARVARLNAFLQERLTGIRVVQLFGREDDEARSFASLNASHLGAQLASVRVYALYFPAIELLTTIALAMLIVTAVSRVHAGLVTVGTVAAFLQLSRRFFQPLQDLSDKYNILQQAMASAERVFALLDTRPTVPDQGTSRPIRRAGAGVTVAFEGVWFRYPERGTATAVRDSARAERETPMAVDAAESTDVRWVLRDVSFRVGPGETLALIGHTGAGKTTVVNLLLRFYDPQRGRITIDGTDIRSLPVSELRSLVGYVQQDIFLFADDIATNIRLSAPLTDAVVEQAARRVGADRIIARLPGGYAHRLSERGASVSVGERQLLSFARAVAADPALLVLDEATSAVDSRIEADIQRALRELMAGRTTIAIAHRLSTIVAATEILVMHHGEVRERGTHQQLLEAGGLYARLSRLERAGSGDGNRVATPVFGG; encoded by the coding sequence ATGCCCGACGCTGTTCACGACGAGGAACGCCCCGCCCGCGTATTCGATGGCCGCCTCGCGAGGCGGCTGGCGGGTTACGTCCGGCCGCACCTCGCCCTGGCGCTCGGGGCGCTCGCCTTGCTGCTGGTTGAGGGCCTGCTGCAGCTGGTCGGCCCACTGCTCACGCGCCGGATCATCGATGTCGCGCTGCCGGCGCACGATTACGCCGAGGTGGCGCAGCTCTCGGGGCTGTTCGTGGCGGCGCTCGCGGTGCAGTTCGCCACCGACTACGGGCAGATGGTGCTCACGGCCCTGCTCGGCCAGCGGGCGATGCACGACCTGCGGTGCGCCCTGTTTGATCATCTGCAGAAATTGTCCATCGCCTTCTTCGACGCGACGCCGGTGGGCCGGCTCGTCACGCGGGTGACGTCGGATGTCGAGTCGCTGAACGAACTCTTCACCGCCGGGGTGATCGCCGCGGTGGGCGACCTGACCGCGCTGCTCGCCATCGGCGTCGTGATGTTCTCCATTGACTGGCGGCTCACGCTGGCGGCCTTCACCGTCGTGCCGGCCATCTACCTCGTCTCGCACGTCTTTCAATCGAGGGTGCGAGAGGCGTACCGCGACATTCGCGCGCGGGTGGCCCGCCTGAACGCGTTCCTGCAGGAGCGGCTGACCGGAATTCGCGTCGTGCAGCTGTTCGGACGCGAGGACGATGAGGCGCGGTCGTTTGCCTCGCTCAATGCGTCGCACCTCGGCGCCCAGCTCGCCTCGGTGCGCGTCTACGCGCTCTACTTTCCCGCCATCGAACTGCTGACCACCATCGCCCTCGCGATGCTCATCGTCACCGCCGTCTCGCGGGTGCACGCGGGGCTCGTGACGGTGGGGACTGTGGCCGCCTTCCTGCAGCTGTCGCGCCGCTTCTTCCAGCCGCTGCAGGACCTGTCGGACAAGTACAACATCCTGCAGCAGGCCATGGCATCCGCCGAGCGGGTCTTCGCCCTTCTCGATACGCGGCCGACCGTCCCGGATCAGGGGACCTCGCGGCCGATCCGCCGCGCGGGCGCGGGCGTGACGGTCGCCTTCGAGGGCGTGTGGTTCCGTTACCCTGAGCGCGGGACCGCAACGGCGGTGCGCGACTCGGCACGTGCAGAGCGCGAAACGCCGATGGCCGTCGACGCCGCCGAGTCGACCGACGTGCGGTGGGTGCTCCGCGACGTCTCGTTCCGCGTCGGGCCGGGCGAGACACTGGCGCTCATTGGCCACACCGGGGCGGGAAAGACGACCGTGGTGAACCTGCTGCTGCGGTTCTACGATCCGCAGCGCGGTCGCATCACCATCGACGGGACGGACATTCGGTCGCTCCCCGTGTCGGAGTTGCGGTCGCTCGTGGGCTACGTGCAGCAGGACATCTTCCTCTTCGCCGACGACATCGCGACCAACATCCGCCTTTCGGCGCCGCTGACGGACGCCGTGGTGGAGCAGGCGGCCAGGCGCGTGGGGGCCGACCGCATCATCGCGCGGCTTCCCGGCGGCTATGCCCACCGCCTCTCTGAACGCGGCGCATCGGTGTCGGTGGGCGAGCGCCAACTGCTCTCGTTTGCACGCGCGGTGGCGGCCGATCCGGCCCTCCTGGTGCTCGATGAGGCGACGAGCGCGGTGGACAGTCGCATCGAAGCCGACATCCAGCGGGCACTCCGGGAACTGATGGCTGGACGGACCACCATCGCCATTGCGCATCGGCTCAGCACCATCGTGGCGGCGACGGAAATTCTGGTCATGCACCACGGCGAAGTGCGGGAGCGGGGCACCCACCAGCAACTCCTGGAGGCGGGCGGACTTTATGCCCGACTTTCTCGGCTCGAACGCGCCGGATCGGGGGACGGAAACAGGGTTGCCACCCCTGTTTTCGGCGGGTAG
- a CDS encoding FHA domain-containing protein, with the protein MAYLQFHGTQYPVPAEGLTVGCHDGAALRLPGDDSTVRAVVTVAADGSAVIRRDAADAVILVNGVQLGLEPSPLLHGDKVEMAGEELRFGDVKAGGSTQFVSGAQVAEMARARAAGAPAKPTLARGGRLVSLTDGREYVVPDDGVTIGREVGNDVVIASSEVSRKHAEIVPMPGGYHLNDLSTNGVFVNGVRIEQKQVLGRGDVIKIGPEEFRFYADQAKAATAPPPPAPAPVMAPPVPPTPAPTPVAAPVAAAPAAPPKVPEVALDLESAIASAAVPTPPVPSAHAPSAPTPVAATPAAPKAPASAAPAGRAPLATLEIVNEGPLKGTKFEIHSALTNVGRGAHNDIVLNDESVSDSHAKIQRRENGWFIVDQESTNGTYVGGRRVQGEHRVEGAPDVRFGGIKMTFRPVAVAGDEAGGTRAIAAVSVDQARKSTVAKPAAPVPAESSKKGCGAMIAFLMTAAAAGASLLAILFSTGR; encoded by the coding sequence ATGGCCTATCTCCAGTTCCACGGAACGCAGTATCCCGTCCCCGCCGAGGGACTGACCGTCGGGTGCCACGACGGCGCCGCGTTGCGGCTTCCCGGCGACGACTCCACCGTGCGGGCGGTCGTGACGGTGGCCGCAGACGGGAGCGCCGTGATCCGGCGCGACGCGGCGGACGCCGTGATACTGGTCAATGGCGTTCAACTGGGGCTGGAGCCCAGTCCGCTCCTCCACGGCGACAAGGTGGAGATGGCCGGCGAGGAACTGCGCTTTGGCGACGTCAAGGCGGGGGGGAGCACCCAGTTTGTCTCGGGCGCGCAGGTCGCCGAGATGGCACGCGCCAGGGCCGCCGGCGCGCCGGCCAAGCCGACGCTCGCGCGCGGCGGACGCCTCGTGTCGCTCACCGACGGCCGTGAGTACGTGGTGCCCGATGACGGCGTCACGATCGGTCGCGAGGTCGGGAACGACGTGGTGATTGCGTCTTCCGAGGTGTCGCGCAAGCACGCCGAGATCGTGCCGATGCCGGGTGGATATCACCTGAACGACCTGAGCACGAACGGCGTCTTCGTGAACGGCGTTCGCATCGAACAGAAGCAGGTGCTCGGCCGCGGCGACGTCATCAAGATTGGTCCGGAAGAGTTCCGGTTCTACGCGGACCAGGCCAAGGCCGCCACCGCCCCGCCGCCGCCGGCGCCGGCGCCTGTCATGGCACCGCCGGTGCCTCCGACGCCCGCGCCGACTCCGGTCGCCGCGCCGGTCGCCGCGGCTCCCGCGGCTCCGCCGAAGGTACCCGAGGTGGCTCTGGATCTGGAGTCCGCCATCGCGTCGGCGGCGGTTCCGACACCGCCCGTGCCGAGTGCGCATGCGCCGAGCGCGCCGACGCCGGTGGCTGCGACACCGGCCGCGCCGAAGGCGCCGGCCAGCGCCGCGCCGGCCGGTCGTGCGCCGCTGGCCACGCTCGAGATCGTCAATGAGGGGCCGCTGAAGGGCACGAAGTTCGAAATCCACTCTGCGCTGACCAATGTCGGTCGCGGGGCGCACAACGATATCGTCCTCAACGATGAGAGCGTCTCCGATTCTCACGCCAAGATCCAGCGGCGGGAGAACGGCTGGTTCATCGTCGACCAGGAATCCACGAACGGCACCTATGTCGGTGGCCGTCGTGTGCAGGGCGAGCATCGCGTAGAGGGGGCGCCGGATGTCCGCTTCGGCGGCATCAAGATGACGTTCCGTCCCGTTGCGGTTGCCGGCGACGAGGCGGGTGGTACGCGCGCCATCGCCGCCGTGTCGGTCGATCAGGCTCGCAAGTCGACGGTGGCCAAGCCGGCGGCGCCGGTTCCCGCCGAGTCGTCGAAGAAGGGATGCGGGGCAATGATTGCGTTCCTCATGACAGCGGCCGCCGCCGGGGCGTCGCTGCTCGCCATTCTGTTCTCCACGGGGCGCTAG
- a CDS encoding Stp1/IreP family PP2C-type Ser/Thr phosphatase: MVRSGNEDSFFAEADSRRGVFMVADGMGGHAAGEVASEMAVQIVARALLQLESVMQRDAAERTAQSLRDANRAIYDRMLAETDKQGMGTTASVLLLSDGHYLIGQIGDSRIYMLRDGALTQLTKDHSYVQEQVDAGLLTPEQARYHPYSNVITRCVGASEAVEPDLYAGEAKVGDVFLVASDGLTGMVDDRRLQQILLARSGPGRIVDSLIAEANGRGGLDNITAIVVQVVGADTASDG; encoded by the coding sequence ATGGTCCGATCGGGCAACGAAGACTCATTCTTCGCCGAAGCGGACTCGCGACGCGGCGTATTCATGGTCGCCGACGGCATGGGCGGTCACGCCGCGGGCGAGGTGGCCAGCGAGATGGCGGTGCAGATCGTCGCCCGCGCGCTGCTGCAGCTCGAGAGCGTGATGCAGCGTGACGCCGCCGAGCGGACCGCGCAGTCCCTGCGCGACGCGAACCGCGCGATCTACGACCGCATGCTGGCCGAGACGGACAAGCAGGGGATGGGCACCACGGCCTCGGTGCTGCTGCTCTCGGACGGTCACTACCTCATCGGCCAGATCGGCGACTCGCGCATCTACATGCTGCGCGATGGCGCGCTCACGCAGCTCACCAAGGATCACTCCTACGTGCAGGAGCAGGTGGATGCGGGGCTCCTGACGCCGGAGCAGGCGCGGTACCATCCGTACAGCAACGTCATCACGCGCTGCGTGGGGGCGAGCGAGGCGGTCGAGCCGGACCTCTACGCGGGCGAAGCGAAGGTCGGAGACGTCTTCCTCGTGGCGTCGGATGGCCTGACCGGCATGGTGGACGACCGGCGGCTGCAGCAGATCCTGCTGGCGCGCTCGGGACCGGGGCGCATCGTCGACTCGCTGATCGCCGAGGCCAACGGGCGCGGCGGGCTCGACAACATCACGGCCATCGTCGTGCAGGTCGTGGGCGCCGACACCGCCAGCGACGGGTGA
- a CDS encoding HD domain-containing protein produces MPFIRDPLWNNIRIDGPFLRLADTPVVQRLRYVRQLGLAHLVYPGATHSRFEHALGAFHLTNRTLARLDEAGMLDHVAPEEPEVVAAAALLHDVGHYPFSHALEEIGAMHHEAVAEPMITTGAVADILRSEIAADAPERVFALMRGESASPLQGLISGSLDLDKTDYLKRDALMCGVPYGEIDVDRLLHALVVVEDPRLGHAAIGVREKALSALESLLFAKYQMYRNVYWHHAVRSPTAMYKRLVDDALRAGALGADELVAHTDEGLLHALRARTPSALLEAILSRRLYKRAMECPAAELDGIDLEWIAENHDRARAAEDAMADALGFAAGEVLIDYPQKEQMLGLDLPVLTRDGHVERLTSAGMAGAINLPVLADQLYRSARWLRVFTVRRVTVPKDAVLKMLGV; encoded by the coding sequence ATGCCCTTCATCAGAGATCCCCTCTGGAACAACATCCGCATCGACGGGCCGTTCCTCCGGCTCGCCGACACGCCGGTGGTGCAGCGCCTGCGTTATGTGCGGCAGCTGGGACTGGCGCACCTCGTCTATCCCGGCGCCACGCATTCGCGGTTCGAGCACGCGCTGGGGGCGTTTCACCTGACCAACCGGACCCTGGCACGGCTCGACGAAGCCGGCATGCTCGATCACGTTGCCCCGGAGGAACCCGAGGTCGTGGCCGCCGCCGCGCTGCTGCACGACGTCGGCCATTATCCGTTCTCGCATGCGCTGGAAGAGATCGGCGCCATGCACCACGAGGCGGTGGCCGAACCGATGATCACCACCGGCGCGGTGGCCGACATCCTGCGCAGCGAGATCGCCGCCGACGCACCGGAGCGCGTCTTCGCCCTGATGCGCGGCGAGAGCGCCTCGCCGCTCCAGGGCCTCATCAGCGGCTCGCTCGACCTCGACAAGACCGACTACCTGAAGCGCGACGCCCTGATGTGCGGCGTCCCCTACGGCGAAATCGACGTGGACCGCCTCCTGCACGCGCTCGTGGTCGTGGAGGATCCGCGCCTCGGGCACGCGGCCATCGGCGTGCGCGAGAAGGCGCTCAGCGCCCTCGAGTCGCTCCTCTTCGCCAAGTACCAGATGTACCGCAACGTCTACTGGCACCACGCCGTGCGCAGCCCGACCGCGATGTACAAGCGCCTGGTGGACGACGCGCTGCGCGCGGGCGCCCTGGGCGCCGACGAACTCGTCGCGCACACCGACGAGGGGCTGCTCCACGCGCTGCGCGCGCGCACGCCGAGCGCGCTGCTCGAGGCCATTCTGTCGCGCCGCCTGTACAAGCGCGCCATGGAGTGCCCGGCCGCGGAGCTCGACGGCATCGACCTCGAGTGGATTGCCGAGAACCACGACCGCGCGCGCGCCGCCGAGGATGCCATGGCGGACGCGCTGGGCTTTGCCGCGGGTGAAGTGCTCATCGACTATCCGCAGAAGGAGCAGATGCTCGGGCTCGACCTGCCCGTGCTCACGCGCGACGGGCATGTGGAGCGGCTGACCAGCGCGGGCATGGCCGGCGCCATCAACCTCCCGGTGCTCGCCGACCAACTCTATCGCTCGGCGCGCTGGCTGCGCGTCTTCACCGTCCGCCGCGTTACGGTGCCGAAGGATGCGGTGCTGAAGATGCTCGGGGTGTAA
- the pckA gene encoding phosphoenolpyruvate carboxykinase (ATP): MSDAVPTTPVIVRSGPSGLAGQDLQPGGTVHWNLVAPELIEAAIRRGEGRLADLGPFAAVTSPHTGRSPNDKFVVREPGSEQDVDWGKVNQPISLEHFNTLLADVKQYLNGLPELFVQDLYCGADPTHRLSVRYILPNAWHAAFVRNMFIRPDQDTLARFAPNFTVYHAPEFQADPARHGTRTGTFIVLNLAARTIVIGGTRYAGELKKSMFTVMNYLLPKAGVLSMHCSANIGDAGDTALFFGLSGTGKTTLSADPERELIGDDEHGWSVDGTFNFEGGCYAKVINLSPEGEPDIYQTTQMFGTILENVVLEPNSRKVEFANQSITENTRASYPLHYIRNHVPSGRGGHPKNVVFLTADAFGVLPPIAKLTKEQAMYYFLSGYTAKVAGTERGVTEPQATFSACFGAVFLVWHPTKYAEMLGHLLDQHKAQVWLLNTGWSGGPFGVGKRMKLSYTRAMVHALLSGHLHKIPTAIDPVFGLHVPVDVKGVPPEVLTPRKTWADAGAYDAQAKKLAEMFRKNFEKFGTVAAPIADAGPKG, encoded by the coding sequence ATGTCCGACGCTGTCCCGACTACCCCCGTCATTGTCCGGTCCGGTCCCTCCGGGCTGGCCGGCCAGGACCTGCAGCCCGGCGGCACCGTCCATTGGAACCTCGTTGCGCCGGAACTCATCGAGGCCGCCATCCGCCGCGGCGAAGGGCGCCTCGCGGACCTCGGCCCCTTCGCCGCGGTCACCTCGCCGCACACCGGCCGGTCCCCGAATGACAAGTTCGTCGTCAGGGAACCGGGCTCCGAGCAGGATGTGGACTGGGGCAAGGTCAACCAGCCCATCTCGCTGGAGCACTTCAACACGCTCCTCGCCGACGTCAAGCAGTACCTGAACGGGCTGCCGGAACTCTTCGTGCAGGATCTGTACTGCGGCGCGGACCCGACGCACCGGCTGAGCGTGCGCTACATCCTGCCGAACGCGTGGCATGCGGCGTTCGTGCGCAACATGTTCATCCGCCCCGACCAGGACACCCTCGCGCGGTTTGCGCCGAACTTCACCGTGTACCATGCGCCGGAGTTCCAGGCCGACCCGGCGCGGCACGGCACGCGCACCGGCACGTTCATCGTGCTCAACCTGGCGGCGCGCACCATCGTCATTGGCGGCACGCGCTACGCCGGCGAGCTCAAGAAGTCGATGTTCACCGTGATGAACTACCTGCTCCCGAAGGCCGGCGTGCTCTCTATGCACTGCTCCGCCAACATCGGGGATGCGGGCGACACGGCGCTCTTCTTCGGGCTGTCGGGGACCGGCAAGACCACGCTCTCGGCCGACCCGGAGCGCGAACTCATTGGCGACGACGAGCACGGCTGGAGCGTCGACGGCACGTTCAACTTCGAGGGCGGCTGCTACGCCAAGGTCATCAACCTGTCGCCTGAAGGCGAGCCCGACATCTACCAGACGACGCAGATGTTCGGCACGATCCTCGAGAACGTCGTGCTCGAGCCGAACAGCCGGAAGGTGGAGTTCGCCAACCAGAGCATCACCGAGAATACGCGCGCGTCGTATCCGCTGCACTACATCCGCAACCATGTGCCAAGCGGACGCGGCGGACACCCCAAGAACGTGGTCTTTCTCACGGCTGACGCCTTCGGCGTGCTGCCGCCCATCGCCAAGCTGACGAAGGAACAGGCGATGTACTACTTCCTCTCGGGGTACACGGCCAAGGTGGCGGGGACCGAGCGGGGCGTGACCGAGCCGCAGGCCACGTTCAGCGCCTGCTTTGGCGCGGTCTTCCTGGTCTGGCATCCCACGAAGTACGCCGAGATGCTCGGCCACCTCCTCGACCAGCACAAGGCGCAGGTCTGGCTGCTCAATACCGGCTGGAGCGGCGGCCCCTTTGGCGTGGGCAAGCGGATGAAGCTGTCGTACACGCGCGCCATGGTCCACGCGCTGCTGTCAGGCCACCTCCACAAGATCCCCACGGCGATTGACCCCGTGTTCGGCCTGCACGTTCCTGTCGACGTGAAGGGCGTTCCGCCCGAGGTGCTGACGCCGCGCAAGACGTGGGCCGACGCGGGCGCCTACGACGCGCAGGCGAAGAAGCTGGCCGAGATGTTCCGCAAGAACTTCGAGAAGTTCGGCACCGTCGCGGCGCCGATCGCCGACGCCGGCCCGAAGGGCTAA
- a CDS encoding NADP-dependent malic enzyme: MKREEALEYHSRGRPGKIAVVATKPLANQRDLALAYSPGVAEPCLDIEKNPDDAYRYTAKGNLVAVISNGTAVLGLGNIGALAGKPVMEGKGNLFKQFADIDVFDLEIASEDPEEIIRFCQLVEPTLGGINLEDIKAPECFYIEEKLKETMKIPVFHDDQHGTAIISGAALLNAVEIVGKKLDQVKVVFSGAGASAISVAEHYVRLGVDRRNVTLCDRKGVIYAGREKDMEPHKAKFAHETKNRTLADAMVGADVFVGLSAAGACTQDMVKSMGPSPIVFALANPTPEILPDEVKAVRPEAICATGRSDYPNQINNVLCFPFIFRGALDVRATTINEEMKMAATRALAELAREPVPESVAALYGLTKVQYGPDYIIPFPFDPRVLLYVAPAVAWAAIGSGVAKEFIEVEAYREQLEGRLGQSRSVMRGIQMRAHRNPKRVVFPEGEDPKVIRAAHILQEEGIAKPILLGRPAQMQQRLSELGIELGDISVIDPNTAPERELYAEELWNRRKRRGMSRDEAYSVMGRGIYFASQMVNSGDADAVVAGLNKHYPETIRPALEVVGAEPKTGLVAGLYMMVINNRAIFFGDTTVNIDPTAEQLAKIAQSAARLVRTFGIEPRVAMLSFSNFGSVKHPEAAKVAEAVKILRAVEPDLIVDGEMHADTAFDENVLAMRYPFSRLKQAANVLIFPMLSAGNTSYKLLKSLGGATAIGPILVGMNHPVHVLEQGADTQDIVNMAAVAVIDSQNRSR; encoded by the coding sequence ATGAAACGCGAAGAAGCTCTCGAATACCACTCCCGTGGGCGTCCCGGGAAGATCGCTGTCGTCGCCACCAAGCCGCTCGCCAATCAGCGCGACCTCGCGCTCGCCTACTCTCCCGGCGTCGCCGAGCCCTGCCTCGACATCGAGAAGAATCCCGATGACGCCTACCGCTACACCGCGAAGGGCAACCTGGTGGCGGTGATTTCCAACGGCACCGCCGTGCTCGGCCTGGGCAACATCGGGGCGCTCGCCGGCAAGCCGGTGATGGAAGGCAAGGGCAACCTCTTCAAGCAGTTCGCCGACATCGACGTCTTCGACCTCGAGATCGCCTCGGAGGACCCGGAGGAGATCATCCGGTTCTGCCAGCTGGTCGAGCCGACGCTCGGCGGCATCAATCTCGAGGACATCAAGGCTCCGGAGTGCTTCTACATCGAGGAGAAGCTGAAGGAGACCATGAAGATCCCGGTCTTTCACGACGACCAGCATGGCACCGCCATCATTTCGGGCGCCGCGCTGCTCAACGCCGTGGAGATCGTCGGCAAGAAGCTCGACCAGGTGAAGGTCGTCTTCAGCGGCGCCGGCGCCTCGGCCATTTCGGTGGCCGAGCACTACGTCCGGCTCGGCGTGGACCGGCGCAATGTGACGCTGTGCGACCGCAAGGGCGTCATCTATGCCGGCCGCGAGAAGGACATGGAGCCGCACAAGGCCAAGTTCGCGCACGAGACGAAGAACCGGACGCTGGCCGACGCGATGGTGGGCGCCGATGTCTTCGTGGGCCTGTCGGCCGCCGGCGCCTGCACGCAGGACATGGTGAAGTCGATGGGGCCGAGCCCGATCGTCTTCGCCCTCGCCAACCCGACGCCGGAGATCCTGCCCGACGAAGTGAAGGCGGTGCGCCCCGAGGCCATCTGCGCCACGGGCCGCAGCGACTATCCCAACCAGATCAACAACGTCCTCTGCTTCCCGTTCATCTTCCGCGGCGCGCTCGACGTGCGCGCGACGACGATCAACGAGGAGATGAAGATGGCCGCGACCCGCGCGCTCGCCGAGCTCGCGCGCGAGCCGGTGCCGGAGTCGGTGGCCGCCCTCTACGGGCTGACCAAGGTCCAGTACGGTCCCGACTACATCATCCCCTTCCCGTTCGATCCGCGCGTGCTGCTCTACGTGGCGCCGGCGGTGGCGTGGGCGGCAATCGGCAGCGGCGTGGCCAAGGAGTTCATCGAGGTCGAGGCGTACCGCGAGCAGCTCGAGGGCCGGCTGGGCCAGTCGCGCAGTGTGATGCGCGGCATCCAGATGCGCGCGCACCGCAATCCGAAGCGCGTCGTCTTCCCCGAGGGCGAGGATCCCAAGGTCATCCGCGCCGCGCACATCCTGCAGGAGGAGGGGATCGCGAAGCCGATCCTCCTCGGCCGCCCGGCGCAGATGCAGCAGCGCCTCAGCGAACTCGGGATCGAACTCGGCGACATCAGCGTCATCGACCCCAACACGGCGCCGGAACGCGAACTTTACGCGGAAGAGCTGTGGAACCGCCGGAAGCGCCGCGGCATGTCGCGCGACGAGGCCTACTCGGTGATGGGCCGCGGCATCTACTTCGCCAGCCAGATGGTCAACAGCGGCGATGCGGACGCGGTCGTGGCCGGGTTGAACAAGCACTATCCCGAGACGATCCGCCCGGCGCTCGAAGTCGTTGGCGCCGAGCCCAAGACGGGTCTCGTCGCCGGCCTCTACATGATGGTGATCAACAACCGCGCCATCTTCTTCGGCGACACCACGGTCAACATCGATCCGACGGCGGAGCAGCTCGCCAAGATCGCGCAGTCGGCGGCGCGCCTCGTGCGCACCTTCGGCATCGAGCCGCGTGTGGCGATGCTCTCGTTTTCCAACTTCGGGTCGGTCAAGCACCCCGAAGCGGCCAAGGTGGCCGAGGCGGTGAAGATCCTGCGCGCGGTGGAGCCCGACCTCATCGTGGACGGCGAGATGCACGCCGACACGGCCTTCGATGAGAACGTGCTCGCCATGCGGTATCCGTTCAGCCGGCTCAAGCAGGCAGCCAACGTGCTCATCTTCCCGATGCTGAGCGCGGGCAACACGTCGTACAAGCTCCTCAAGAGCCTCGGCGGAGCGACGGCGATCGGCCCCATTCTGGTGGGCATGAACCACCCCGTCCACGTGCTCGAGCAGGGCGCCGACACCCAGGACATCGTCAATATGGCCGCCGTGGCCGTCATCGACTCCCAGAATCGCTCCAGATAG
- a CDS encoding metal ABC transporter substrate-binding protein — translation MTTLTHLVLAFAALLPTAGGVEAPPPAKLLNVVATTPDLAALARAIGGAAVDVKALAKPTEDPHFVDAKPSLVVTLNRADMLIEGGAELEMGWLPPLLESARNDRIAAGSPGRVSASTGIRMLEVPTSFDRSKGDVHSMGNPHFLLDPVNVRLVVTQIAQHMAQVDPASAALFRDNLKNFLATLEVKAAAWQKELEPFRGAKIVTYHKDFVYLAERYKLEVAETLEPKPGIEPSPIHLAAVIGTMRAQKVRVILVQPFQNRKTAETVARQTDAVVLDMPQQPGVKPNTATYFDLMDSLVHTLATALQEKK, via the coding sequence ATGACTACCCTGACACACCTCGTGCTCGCCTTCGCCGCGCTGCTCCCCACGGCGGGCGGCGTCGAGGCGCCCCCTCCGGCCAAGCTGCTCAATGTGGTGGCCACGACCCCGGATCTCGCGGCGCTGGCGCGGGCCATCGGCGGCGCTGCCGTGGACGTGAAAGCGCTCGCCAAGCCGACCGAAGACCCGCATTTCGTGGATGCGAAGCCGAGCCTGGTGGTGACACTCAACCGCGCGGACATGCTGATCGAGGGCGGCGCCGAACTCGAGATGGGATGGCTGCCGCCGCTGCTGGAGAGCGCGCGCAACGACCGGATCGCCGCCGGGTCCCCCGGCCGCGTGTCGGCGTCGACGGGAATTCGCATGCTCGAAGTGCCGACGTCGTTCGACCGTTCCAAGGGGGACGTCCATTCGATGGGCAATCCGCACTTCCTCCTGGATCCGGTCAACGTCCGGCTGGTCGTGACGCAGATCGCTCAGCATATGGCGCAGGTCGACCCCGCGTCGGCGGCGCTCTTCCGTGACAACCTCAAGAACTTCCTGGCAACGCTCGAGGTGAAGGCCGCCGCGTGGCAGAAGGAACTGGAGCCGTTTCGCGGCGCCAAGATCGTGACGTATCACAAGGACTTCGTCTACCTGGCCGAGCGGTACAAGCTGGAGGTCGCGGAGACACTCGAGCCGAAGCCGGGCATCGAGCCGTCTCCGATCCATCTGGCGGCAGTCATTGGAACCATGCGCGCGCAGAAGGTGCGCGTCATTCTCGTGCAGCCGTTCCAGAATCGGAAGACGGCGGAGACGGTGGCGCGTCAGACGGATGCGGTGGTGCTCGACATGCCGCAGCAACCGGGCGTCAAGCCCAATACCGCGACGTACTTCGACCTGATGGATTCGCTCGTGCACACGCTCGCCACCGCACTGCAGGAGAAGAAATGA